A DNA window from Mytilus edulis chromosome 14, xbMytEdul2.2, whole genome shotgun sequence contains the following coding sequences:
- the LOC139503234 gene encoding cardioacceleratory peptide receptor-like, with amino-acid sequence MEFHNNTTTHSNHSNGTSYTSEHYKVILKWISFVIFLGIILFNSLVIVLLLYRKKKTRMGFFVSNLAISDLCLGLFYVFPELVFNKFGVPWNKYVCYIVYAFLSQWAVYVSIYAIVVMSIDRLYVIVRPLSAASKGQKYRFGLASVAWITGAVLAVQYAVHIISWKTVCVHIIPYMEAMIYIDTTIIIIIPVIIIVICYTGIIITIRRREKRGFIPANRSDTVATDEIIPKDRVISNAKIKTIKLLLVVVCVYILCWTPIFVDAYLQFYADIKAGFIYNVLYTFAPLNSFANPLVFLIFNFKMFRSKKKKTDSHLIHMNTVKTSLSSKRHH; translated from the exons ATGGAATTTCATAACAATACAACGACACATAGTAATCACAGCAATGGAACGAGTTATACATCAGAGCATTATAAG GTGATTTTAAAATGGATCTCATTTGTGATTTTCCTTGGAATTATATTATTCAATTCACTTGTTATCGTGTTGTTActatatagaaaaaagaagacGAGGATGGGATTTTTCGTTTCTAACCTTGCAATATCAG ATCTCTGTCTTGGACTCTTTTATGTTTTTCCAGAGTTAGTTTTCAACAAATTTGGAGTTCCCTGGAACAAATATGTCTGTTATATTGTGTACGCATTTTTATCACAGTGGGCAGTTTATGTGTCTATATATGCGATAGTTGTAATGTCTATAGATAGACTGTACGTTATTGTGAGACCTTTATCTGCAGCCTCTAAAGGACAAAAATATCGATTTGGTTTGGCATCGGTTGCATGGATAACTGGAGCGGTTCTTGCTGTACAGTACGCTGTTCACATCATATCGTGGAAGACAGTGTGTGTTCACATTATTCCATACATGGAG GCAATGATATATATTGATACtacaattattataattattccaGTAATAATCATCGTTATATGTTATACTGGTATAATAATCACAATACGTAGACGGGAAAAACGTGGATTCATTCCGGCAAACAGAAGCGATACAG ttgCTACAGATGAAATAATTCCGAAGGATAGGGTTATTTCAAATGCAAAAATCAAGACTATAAAGCTACTCCTAGTTGTTGTGTGTG tTTATATATTATGTTGGACGCCGATATTTGTAGATGCATATTTACAGTTTTATGCAGATATAAAAGCCGgatttatatataatgtattgtATACATTTGCACCATTGAATAGTTTTGCAAATCCATTAgtgtttttgatatttaattttaagaTGTTTcgatcaaaaaagaaaaagacggaTTCTCATTTAATTCACATGAATACAGTGAAAACGTCATTAAGTTCAAAACGTCATCATTAA